The sequence atggaacaagaggatgatggggggtgtagtggtatgatgagggaacaagaggatgatgaggggtgtagtggtatgatgatgatgtaacaagaggatgatgagggggtagtggtatgatgaaggaacaagaggatgatgaggggtgtagtggtatgatgagggaacaagaggatgatgaggggtgtagtggtatgatgatgatgtaacaagaggatgatgaggggggtagtggtatgatgaaggaacaagaggatgatgaggggtgtagtggtatgatgaaggaacaagaggatgatgagggggtagtggtatgatgatggaacaagaggatgatgggggtgtagtggtatgatgatggaacaagagcatgatgggggtgtagtggtatgatgatgatgtaacaagaggatgatgaggggtgtagtggtatgatgatgatgaaacaagaggatgatgagggggtagtggtatgatgatggaacaagaggatcatggggggtgtagtggtatgatgatgatggaacaagagaatgatgaggggtgtagtggtatgatgatgatggaagaagaggatgatgaggggtgtagtggtatgatgatgatggaacaagaggatgatgaggggtgtagtggtatgatgatggaacaagaggatgatgaggggtgtagtggtatgatgatgatggaacaagaggatgatgaggggtgtagtggtatgatggtaaaggaacaagaggatgatgaggggtgtagtggtatgatgatggaacaagaggatgatggggggtgtagtggtatgatgatgatggaacaagaggatgatgaggggtgtagtggtatgatgaaggaacaagaggatgatgaggggtgtagtggtatgatgaaggaacaagaggatgatgaggggtgtagtggtatgatgatgatggaacaagaggatgatggggggtgtagtggtatgatggaggtgtttgcagtatgattatgaaagggcagaaggatgaaggggtagaagtatgatgatggagggcaggaggaggggacaacatgggggggcatctgtaagggggataaaatgggggggcatctatatgggggataacatgaggggcatctataagagggacaacacaggggcatctataaggggaaaacattgggggccatctattaggtggactacatggggggtgtatacaatagaccatgcacagaggggggcatagtgtcagggctacctactaaatgagggtgtaaaggggacagtacagatgtgcagtgtgtatagagatgaggatggtgtcagtgtgaggagactaatatgtttctctggcagattcggtggattcgtggcttggagaagttctcataatggcccagggcagatgaagaagaagaagatgaaaagggaagaactctaatcagagaagacgtcacttgatataactgcactgtaatgtatatggtgtatagagcctgtgtacagtgcgtccacctctatatgtatgagagtatgaagtgatattggtctatgtacagaggattttattcagtagcagcggtggggttagtcagtatgtggtggtgttagtcagtatgtggtggtattagtcagtagcagcggggtgttagttagtatgtggtggtattagtcagtatgtggtggaattatttgttacttgtaatctggtactgtgttttattggatttagtataccagatttggtcagtaacaatatggtggtaatggttgtggtgtggcggtaatatttccccttttgtactggtaatattgggaATATtagtctcagtaaacaggatttgtttagtaacagtgtggcggtaatatgtatggtgataatatttcctgtatactggtattattggtaatatcagtcttgagatatatatatatatataccaatagcatcgagaaagggggggggcccaagttgacctcttgcaccagggcccaagagacattagctacgcccctgagcacACCATGTGGTTAGGTCTGGTATTACAACACTTAATGAGTCAAAAACATAGCATAGTATGAGGATTTAATGATACAGTAAATATGgttaatagtagagatgagcaaatctacagtagtaCCAAGAGCTTTGTTACGCTCAGCCGTTGGCTTTCAGACTGCTCCTTTTgaactccaggtgcctggaaaagctggatgcagtcctggtaAACTTCTCTCAGAACTGTATCCAGCacttccaggcacccggagcagagTTCAAAAGCAGCAGCCTGAAAACTGATGGCCAAGCggaacaaagtgctttgcttcattactactgtagattcactcatctctagtcaatagaCATCAAATATCTGACAGAATTCTACCATGTGCCTTATAGTTTTTTGGCAAGGAGGCAGAATACAGTTTTACAATCAAATATCTCAAAGGGAACCTGAAAATCAGTAAACAGTTGAAACTCTTCCAACTTGCAGCCACTCTCAGCCACCGCCTCTCGGACAATGTTTTCATCAAGTGTCAACAATGGAAATGTGACGTCCCCGACATGGTAATATGACGCTCCTATGTAATCAATGATAATCAGGTGTCCTCCTGGTTTGATCATAGATACAATGTTTTTAAGAACAATTTTAAAGTCTGTAAAATTTTTGCAGGTGCATATAAGGCAGCCTGTCAGTAATACACAGTCAGTCAGAGGTAGAGAATTAGGGTGTAGAGGGTTGCTTAAGGTGACATCACCCTTTATTAGAGAAACTTTGTTTCTTATCTTCTTCTCCTTACTTTTAGGGGTTGAGCTAGGAAAGAAAGAGGATAATTTAGTATGAGAACTGACAAAATATTTGATGTGGCCCCAAGTACATCATCATTTTAGTGCCCAGATATCTATGCAGAATTTACAGGGTTAAGGACTAAAAGTTTGTcagcatttaaaggacaactcccgcaggaccctccccccccaaaaaaaaacacagacagacacagacaccatactcaccatccctccggtgacgatcgccactccattcgcccgccatccgcctcaccgtcaccgccgtccgccgtccagcgatgtctctgacttccgggtcctggggatggaaaaggctgccaatgcgcttgcgcaccggcagccttttcattggctggagcgcatcacatggcttccagcaacctcagccaatcagggctgagcaagctggaagccatgtgatgcgctccagccaatgaaaaggctgctggtgcgcatgtgcaccagcagccttttccgtcccattcactctctatgaagacgccgaggaggaagaagacccggaccgccccccggctctgacgtcgttgtcaccagatgccgcccaggagaagaggaccgtgacgatcgtaataggtaatgtatatattctttaacttccgggcgggggtgtcgggggtccgaaagtgggggaagggggccagaccgggtatttaaccacattacaaagttatataactttgtaatgtgtgttaaataagctaaaacattttttcgtgggagttgt is a genomic window of Dendropsophus ebraccatus isolate aDenEbr1 chromosome 12, aDenEbr1.pat, whole genome shotgun sequence containing:
- the LOC138769987 gene encoding nicotinamide N-methyltransferase-like, with amino-acid sequence MEIITTIDNVGYEKNFDARKYLESYYGVDPETQEIDKESKFLLKFLSNIFASGRVKGQSFIEFGVGPTIHYILSACETIEKIYLTDYFQGNLDEIKKWLNYEEDAFDWSPYLRYVCDLESNGSTPKSKEKKIRNKVSLIKGDVTLSNPLHPNSLPLTDCVLLTGCLICTCKNFTDFKIVLKNIVSMIKPGGHLIIIDYIGASYYHVGDVTFPLLTLDENIVREAVAESGCKLEEFQLFTDFQVPFEIFDCKTVFCLLAKKL